A single Dunckerocampus dactyliophorus isolate RoL2022-P2 chromosome 2, RoL_Ddac_1.1, whole genome shotgun sequence DNA region contains:
- the eps8a gene encoding epidermal growth factor receptor kinase substrate 8a isoform X6: protein MITVEDGVRRLRLLDAKGKIWTQEMLLQVDEKSVSLVDHESKSELENFPVSSVQHCQAVMSVCSYDSILALVCKDSGQNKADLHLFQCDHIKANLIHADIESAMVDAKGGKVKTRPDVLRMILKSDGDIPPPPAAPAPEPPVDKELWSDRPRDGAQWRAGDNNGPVDVTAAIVDRDVQILNHILDDIELFITKLQKAAEAFSELSKRKKAKKGKKKSPGEGVLTLRSRPPGEEDFVDCLQKFKHAFNQLGKLRVHIQNPSAGELLHFLFTPLRMVIQASGGADLARSVVVPLLTREAIDFLHASGTAEERHLWVTLGDSWTKCRLEWPKDHYFPPCALTFADGWQPPALAEGVANGELPEEPVADRYASTNSAHQRMQLLDQDSAMAALQQAFGCNADRGFGANGRNQSKLFAKSKYDFVARNNTELSVLKDEVVEVLDDRKQWWKVRNGDGSVGYVPNNIVEVTKAVDVTGRGEPVYSHTIQLMMPRKEFEMFKQLLGELNETTRMDHLPSKAAATPMPPAPTPPPPAPARLPTPPLPPPAIEAAKPVAASTTSSDAGSVAETDNKSVLANRRKSNMEEVQDELLHRLTLGRSAQKKLPVPFRRGGGELPAVSITYESSPDDVRGWLEAKGFSAVTITSLGVLTGAQLFSLNKDELKTVCPDDGARVYSQVTVQKAALERSSGSELQEIMKRRQELLAASTCDSGVESFDEGSTH from the exons ATGATCACTGTGGAGGACGGCGTGCGGCGTCTGCGTCTGCTGGACGCGAAAGGGAAGATCTGGACGCAGGAGATGTTGCTGCAGGTGGACGAGAAGAGCGTCAGCCTGGTGGACCATGAGAGCAAG AGCGAGCTGGAGAACTTCCCCGTGAGCTCCGTGCAGCACTGCCAGGCTGTCATGAGCGTGTGCAGCTACGACTCCATCTTGGCACTGGTGTGCAAGGACTCAGGTCAGAATAAGGCCGATCTGCACCTGTTCCAGTGCGACCATATCAAG GCCAACCTGATCCATGCCGACATCGAGAGCGCCATGGTGGACGCCAAAGGAGGCAAAGTGAAGACACGACCCGACGTGCTCAG GATGATCCTGAAGAGCGACGGGGACATCCCGCCACCTCCCGCCGCTCCCGCCCCAGAACCTCCGGTCGACAAAGAGCTGTGGTCAGATCGGCCGCGAGACG GTGCCCAATGGCGAGCGGGCGACAACAACGGACCTGTTGACGTGACGGCGGCCATTGTGGACCGAGACGTG CAAATCCTCAACCACATCCTGGACGACATCGAGTTGTTCATCACTAAACTGCAGAAAGCGGCAGAGGCCTTCAGCGAGCTGTCCAAGAGGAAGAAGGCCAAGAAGGGCAAGAAGAAAAGTCCAGGAg AGGGCGTCCTGACGCTGCGCTCCAGGCCTCCTGGTGAGGAAGACTTCGTGGACTGCCTGCAGAAGTTCAAGCACGCCTTCAATCAGCTG GGAAAACTTAGAGTTCACATCCAGAATCCGAGCGCCGGCGAGCtgcttcacttcctgttcacaccCCTCAGGATG GTGATCCAGGCATCTGGCGGTGCGGATCTGGCCCGCAGCGTCGTGGTTCCGCTGCTCACCAGAGAGGCCATTGACTTCCTACACGCCTCGGGGACGGCGGAGGAGCGCCACCTGTGGGTGACACTGGGAGACAGCTGGACCAAGTGCAG GTTGGAGTGGCCCAAGGACCACTACTTCCCGCCCTGTGCTCTCACCTTTGCTGACGGCTGGCAGCCACCCGCCCTGGCAGAGGGTGTGGCCAACGGCGAGCTACCGGAGGAG CCGGTTGCAGACAGATACGCCTCCACTAACTCCGCCCACCAGCGCATGCAGCTCCTGGACCAGGACTCAGCCATGGCGGCGCTTCAACAAGCATTCGGCTGCAATGCTGACCG AGGTTTCGGCGCCAACGGCAGGAACCAAAGCAAACTCTTTGCCAAATCCAAGTACGACTTTGTGGCGAGAAACAACACCGAGCTGTCTGTGCTCAAGGACGAGGTGGTCGAG GTCTTGGATGACAGGAAACAGTGGTGGAAGGTGCGGAACGGCGACGGCTCAGTGGGCTACGTGCCAAACAACATCGTGGAGGTGACCAAGGCGGTGGATGTGACGGGCCGCGGCGAGCCCGTTTACAGTCACACCATCCAG CTCATGATGCCGAGGAAGGAGTTTGAGATGTTCAAG CAATTACTGGGCGAGCTTAACGAG ACCACCAGGATGGACCACCTACCCAGCAAGGCCGCTGCCACGCCCATGCCCCCGGCCCCCACTCCGCCACCCCCGGCCCCTGCCAGGCTCCCTACGCCCCCGCTTCCCCCACCCGCCATCGAAGCCGCCAAGCCCGTCGCCGCCAGCACGACGTCCAGTGACGCCGGCAGCGTGGCCGAGACGGACAACAAAAGTGTCCTCGCCAACC GAAGGAAGTCCAACATGGAGGAGGTCCAGGATGAGCTCCTGCACAGGCTCACGCTCGGCCGCAGCGCTCAGAAGAAACTTCCTGTCCCTTTCCGACGCGGCGGCGGTGAGCTTCCAGCGGTCAGCATCACGTACGAGTCGTCTCCTGATGACGTGCGCGGCTGGCTGGAGGCCAAAGGCTTCAGTGCAGT TACCATCACCAGCCTGGGTGTGCTGACAGGGGCGCAGCTCTTCTCCCTCAACAAGGACGAGCTGAAAACCGTCTGTCCCGATGACGGCGCTCGAGTCTACAGCCAGGTCACCGTGCAGAAGGCGGCGCTGGAG AGGAGTTCCGGCTCGGAGCTCCAGGAGATCATGAAGAGGCGGCAGGAGCTCCTGGCAGCCAGCACATGTGACTCGGGGGTGGAGTCTTTTGACGAAGGCAGCACCCACTGA
- the eps8a gene encoding epidermal growth factor receptor kinase substrate 8a isoform X5 yields the protein MNDYETPAFASAIFGSSYSNGNDAPDAKAKSSAKAVYGTDDVYFLHSSSKQKKKSQKQRQVWTRTSINSLTDTSQYHVEHLSTFVLDRKDGMITVEDGVRRLRLLDAKGKIWTQEMLLQVDEKSVSLVDHESKSELENFPVSSVQHCQAVMSVCSYDSILALVCKDSGQNKADLHLFQCDHIKANLIHADIESAMVDAKGGKVKTRPDVLRMILKSDGDIPPPPAAPAPEPPVDKELWSDRPRDGAQWRAGDNNGPVDVTAAIVDRDVQILNHILDDIELFITKLQKAAEAFSELSKRKKAKKGKKKSPGEGVLTLRSRPPGEEDFVDCLQKFKHAFNQLGKLRVHIQNPSAGELLHFLFTPLRMVIQASGGADLARSVVVPLLTREAIDFLHASGTAEERHLWVTLGDSWTKCRLEWPKDHYFPPCALTFADGWQPPALAEGVANGELPEEPVADRYASTNSAHQRMQLLDQDSAMAALQQAFGCNADRGFGANGRNQSKLFAKSKYDFVARNNTELSVLKDEVVEVLDDRKQWWKVRNGDGSVGYVPNNIVEVTKAVDVTGRGEPVYSHTIQLMMPRKEFEMFKQLLGELNETTRMDHLPSKAAATPMPPAPTPPPPAPARLPTPPLPPPAIEAAKPVAASTTSSDAGSVAETDNKSVLANRRKSNMEEVQDELLHRLTLGRSAQKKLPVPFRRGGGELPAVSITYESSPDDVRGWLEAKGFSAVTITSLGVLTGAQLFSLNKDELKTVCPDDGARVYSQVTVQKAALEVFF from the exons ATGAACGACTACGAAACGCCAGCCTTCGCTTccgccatctttggctcctccTACAGCAA CGGCAATGACGCTCCTGATGCTAAAGCTAAGTCCAGTGCCAAAGCTGTGTATG GAACGGATGACGTCTATTTCCTGCACTCGTCTTctaaacagaaaaagaaaagccaaa AGCAAAGACAAGTTTGGACCAGAACCAGCATCAACAGTCTGACGGACACGTCTCAGTACCACGTGGAG CACCTGAGCACGTTTGTGTTGGACCGCAAAGATGGGATGATCACTGTGGAGGACGGCGTGCGGCGTCTGCGTCTGCTGGACGCGAAAGGGAAGATCTGGACGCAGGAGATGTTGCTGCAGGTGGACGAGAAGAGCGTCAGCCTGGTGGACCATGAGAGCAAG AGCGAGCTGGAGAACTTCCCCGTGAGCTCCGTGCAGCACTGCCAGGCTGTCATGAGCGTGTGCAGCTACGACTCCATCTTGGCACTGGTGTGCAAGGACTCAGGTCAGAATAAGGCCGATCTGCACCTGTTCCAGTGCGACCATATCAAG GCCAACCTGATCCATGCCGACATCGAGAGCGCCATGGTGGACGCCAAAGGAGGCAAAGTGAAGACACGACCCGACGTGCTCAG GATGATCCTGAAGAGCGACGGGGACATCCCGCCACCTCCCGCCGCTCCCGCCCCAGAACCTCCGGTCGACAAAGAGCTGTGGTCAGATCGGCCGCGAGACG GTGCCCAATGGCGAGCGGGCGACAACAACGGACCTGTTGACGTGACGGCGGCCATTGTGGACCGAGACGTG CAAATCCTCAACCACATCCTGGACGACATCGAGTTGTTCATCACTAAACTGCAGAAAGCGGCAGAGGCCTTCAGCGAGCTGTCCAAGAGGAAGAAGGCCAAGAAGGGCAAGAAGAAAAGTCCAGGAg AGGGCGTCCTGACGCTGCGCTCCAGGCCTCCTGGTGAGGAAGACTTCGTGGACTGCCTGCAGAAGTTCAAGCACGCCTTCAATCAGCTG GGAAAACTTAGAGTTCACATCCAGAATCCGAGCGCCGGCGAGCtgcttcacttcctgttcacaccCCTCAGGATG GTGATCCAGGCATCTGGCGGTGCGGATCTGGCCCGCAGCGTCGTGGTTCCGCTGCTCACCAGAGAGGCCATTGACTTCCTACACGCCTCGGGGACGGCGGAGGAGCGCCACCTGTGGGTGACACTGGGAGACAGCTGGACCAAGTGCAG GTTGGAGTGGCCCAAGGACCACTACTTCCCGCCCTGTGCTCTCACCTTTGCTGACGGCTGGCAGCCACCCGCCCTGGCAGAGGGTGTGGCCAACGGCGAGCTACCGGAGGAG CCGGTTGCAGACAGATACGCCTCCACTAACTCCGCCCACCAGCGCATGCAGCTCCTGGACCAGGACTCAGCCATGGCGGCGCTTCAACAAGCATTCGGCTGCAATGCTGACCG AGGTTTCGGCGCCAACGGCAGGAACCAAAGCAAACTCTTTGCCAAATCCAAGTACGACTTTGTGGCGAGAAACAACACCGAGCTGTCTGTGCTCAAGGACGAGGTGGTCGAG GTCTTGGATGACAGGAAACAGTGGTGGAAGGTGCGGAACGGCGACGGCTCAGTGGGCTACGTGCCAAACAACATCGTGGAGGTGACCAAGGCGGTGGATGTGACGGGCCGCGGCGAGCCCGTTTACAGTCACACCATCCAG CTCATGATGCCGAGGAAGGAGTTTGAGATGTTCAAG CAATTACTGGGCGAGCTTAACGAG ACCACCAGGATGGACCACCTACCCAGCAAGGCCGCTGCCACGCCCATGCCCCCGGCCCCCACTCCGCCACCCCCGGCCCCTGCCAGGCTCCCTACGCCCCCGCTTCCCCCACCCGCCATCGAAGCCGCCAAGCCCGTCGCCGCCAGCACGACGTCCAGTGACGCCGGCAGCGTGGCCGAGACGGACAACAAAAGTGTCCTCGCCAACC GAAGGAAGTCCAACATGGAGGAGGTCCAGGATGAGCTCCTGCACAGGCTCACGCTCGGCCGCAGCGCTCAGAAGAAACTTCCTGTCCCTTTCCGACGCGGCGGCGGTGAGCTTCCAGCGGTCAGCATCACGTACGAGTCGTCTCCTGATGACGTGCGCGGCTGGCTGGAGGCCAAAGGCTTCAGTGCAGT TACCATCACCAGCCTGGGTGTGCTGACAGGGGCGCAGCTCTTCTCCCTCAACAAGGACGAGCTGAAAACCGTCTGTCCCGATGACGGCGCTCGAGTCTACAGCCAGGTCACCGTGCAGAAGGCGGCGCTGGAG GTCTTCTTCTGA